A window of Nonomuraea angiospora genomic DNA:
GCGCAGGCCGAGGACCGCCGGCTGGCGGGGGCGCTGACGGGCCTGGCCAGCGGTGATCGCGACGTGCTGCTGCTGGTGGCGTTGGGAGGACTGGCCTACGACGAGGTGGCGCAGGCGCTCGAAATCCCGATCGGGACCGTGCGCTCGCGCCTGCACCGGGCCCGCAAACAGGCGCGGGCCGCCCTCGGCGCCGGCTGTCACACGAGAGAGGACGCATGATGGATGAGTTCGGACGGTTCCTCGAGGCCACCCCGGCGATCACCGGCGAGGCGAAGGAGGCGGCGCGCACCCGGTTGCTGCAGGCCATCCGCGAGCCGGCCCCCATGCCGCCGATGCCCTCGCCGAGGCGGCGCAGGCCGCGCCTGGCCTGGCGGCTGGCGCTGGCCGCGTCGGTCGCGCTGGCCGCCAGCGCGGGCATCATCACGGTGCGCGGCGGTGAACGACCTGCCACCACCCCGGTCGCCAGCGTTCAGGATCTCGGCGACAAGGCGGCCAGGAGCGCCGAGACCGACCCGTACGAGATCACGCCGTCGCCGGGCCGCTGGCTGTACGTGAAGCAGACGATCGCTCCGCTCCGCAAGGAGCCGGAGCCCGAGGTGGATCGCGACAGGCGCATGACTCTCGAGACGTGGCACAGCTTGGACGGCAAGCAGCTGGCGCTGGACGACGGACGGGGCAAGCTCGTCACGGAGGAGTACGGCCCCGGCATCACGGGAGCGGACCTGGCCAGGGCGCCGGTCACCCCCGAGGAAATGATCGCCAGGATCGGGGCGAGCGTCGATGCGACCCCCGTGACGGAGTTCGACGACGCCGACGCGACCAGGCAGGAGCGGATCTTCCGAACGATCTCCCAGTTGCTGGGCGAGCAGCCGTTGGCCGCCGACGTGCGGGCCGCGTTGTTCCGGGCGCTGCCCATGATCGAGGGGGTTTCGGTCAAGCAGGACGCGATCGACGCGGCAG
This region includes:
- a CDS encoding CU044_5270 family protein, whose amino-acid sequence is MMDEFGRFLEATPAITGEAKEAARTRLLQAIREPAPMPPMPSPRRRRPRLAWRLALAASVALAASAGIITVRGGERPATTPVASVQDLGDKAARSAETDPYEITPSPGRWLYVKQTIAPLRKEPEPEVDRDRRMTLETWHSLDGKQLALDDGRGKLVTEEYGPGITGADLARAPVTPEEMIARIGASVDATPVTEFDDADATRQERIFRTISQLLGEQPLAADVRAALFRALPMIEGVSVKQDAIDAAGRHGVAFDYTGAWERFEIIVSAQDYRFLGTYGESVADRTFNLPDGATRTVKAGTPLVWSARMTAEVVDKPGEQP